A region of Vitis riparia cultivar Riparia Gloire de Montpellier isolate 1030 chromosome 12, EGFV_Vit.rip_1.0, whole genome shotgun sequence DNA encodes the following proteins:
- the LOC117925955 gene encoding protein PELPK1-like encodes MAHNHEPSILLPLLLITLSLMSGKEVLASRHLLETTLPTVPELHKVELPPLPTLPTLPKFELPPLPKVELPPLPHVPTLQEPQLPTLPKPELPTVPHVPALEKPELPELPSLPHLPDLLKPTLPTVPTLPKDIPFPSLSQPHSTTSP; translated from the coding sequence ATGGCTCATAACCATGAACCATCCATTCTGTTGCCTCTGCTGCTCATCACTCTGTCACTAATGAGTGGCAAAGAAGTTCTTGCATCTCGTCACCTTCTCGAAACCACATTGCCTACGGTTCCTGAGCTTCATAAGGTGGAATTGCCACCTCTTCCTACACTCCCTACTTTGCCTAAATTTGAACTGCCACCTCTTCCCAAGGTTGAGCTTCCACCTCTGCCTCATGTCCCAACTCTACAAGAACCCCAGCTGCCGACTTTGCCCAAGCCTGAATTGCCAACCGTTCCACATGTCCCAGCTTTGGAGAAGCCTGAACTGCCAGAATTGCCTAGTCTGCCCCATCTACCTGACCTGCTTAAGCCCACACTACCTACCGTCCCAACCCTTCCAAAGGACATACCCTTCCCTTCTCTTTCCCAACCCCACTCAACCACTAGCCCTTGA
- the LOC117927321 gene encoding uncharacterized protein LOC117927321: MEFQVKQASGSPSSSSSVDPNANSNPNDQDPMHSWWESISKARSRIHALSTILPSPSLSLSLSSLADSDRPARSLLQSPDAYDALSSSLSCPRSGSGSDPLCQWLYETFQSSDPDLRLVVLSFVPLLSGIYLSRVATADSLAGFEAVLLAFYASELKARAGKPVSISIPDLSQPSLYHTPRSKPTSVAPARQSVGLVSPPLEPQIEVKSTKRACIVGVALDCYYKQISQMPSWSKLDLCQFAAAWAGQNCPCKTEFDVNENAEIDGFSEVRVLDEGDEIERCVEEVGKLGIVENCSNSGFKGVRIPLPWELLQPTLRIIGHCLLAPLNSQDVKDAASVAVRCLYARASHDLVPQAILATRSLIQLDKRAREAAKAAAAANAASNSNTPSKAKKPEVLLVSK, translated from the coding sequence ATGGAGTTCCAGGTGAAGCAGGCATCAGGGTCACCGTCTTCTTCCTCCTCCGTTGACCCAAATGCAAACTCCAACCCCAACGACCAAGACCCCATGCACTCATGGTGGGAGTCCATCTCCAAAGCCCGCTCTCGCATCCACGCTCTCTCCACCATCCTCCCTTCTCcatccctctccctctccctctcctccCTCGCTGACTCTGACCGCCCCGCCCGCTCCCTCCTCCAATCCCCTGACGCTTACGATGCCCTTTCCTCCTCCCTCTCCTGCCCCCGCTCTGGCTCCGGCTCCGATCCCCTCTGCCAGTGGCTCTACGAAACCTTCCAATCCTCCGACCCCGATCTCCGCCTCGTTGTCCTCTCTTTTGTTCCCCTCCTCTCCGGCATCTACCTCTCCCGCGTTGCCACCGCCGATTCCCTCGCCGGGTTTGAGGCGGTGCTGCTCGCTTTCTACGCTTCCGAATTGAAGGCTCGCGCTGGGAAGCCAGTGTCGATCTCGATTCCTGATCTTTCTCAGCCCTCGCTATATCACACGCCTCGGAGTAAGCCGACTTCTGTGGCTCCGGCACGGCAGTCCGTGGGGTTGGTATCTCCGCCGCTGGAGCCGCAGATCGAGGTCAAGTCGACGAAGCGGGCCTGCATCGTGGGAGTGGCGCTGGATTGTTACTACAAGCAGATCTCGCAGATGCCGAGCTGGTCGAAGCTTGATCTGTGCCAGTTCGCGGCAGCGTGGGCCGGGCAGAATTGCCCTTGCAAGACTGAGTTTGATGTTAATGAAAATGCGGAGATTGATGGGTTTTCggaggttagggttttggatgaggGAGATGAGATAGAAAGGTGTGTGGAGGAGGTGGGGAAATTGGGAATTGTGGAGAATTGTTCCAATTCAGGTTTCAAGGGAGTGAGAATTCCGCTGCCTTGGGAGCTTTTGCAGCCCACATTGCGAATTATCGGTCACTGTCTGTTAGCTCCTCTGAATTCTCAAGATGTCAAGGACGCCGCATCAGTGGCAGTGAGGTGTTTGTATGCCAGGGCTTCCCACGATTTGGTGCCGCAGGCAATCTTGGCCACACGCAGCCTTATTCAGCTCGACAAGAGAGCACGAGAGGCTGCCAAGGCAGCAGCTGCAGCAAATGCAGCTTCAAACTCTAATACACCTAGCAAGGCTAAGAAACCTGAAGTTCTTTTGGTTTCGAAATGA